The following are encoded together in the Methylorubrum sp. B1-46 genome:
- a CDS encoding aldo/keto reductase encodes MEYRQFGRSGLKVPVLSLGAATFGGTDAFFQNWGSTDVAEASRLIDVCLDAGVNFIDTADLYSSGDSEKILGAAIKGRRDRLLISTKATFRVGEDVNAVGSSRHHLIRACEASLKRLGTDHIDVYFMHGFDALTPVEETLRALDDLTRAGKISYIGASNFSGWQLMKALATSEKEGLARYVVYQGYYSLIGRHYEWELMPLGLDQGVGLMVWSPLGWGRLTGKIRRGQAASGGRLSTAGGAEGGPTVSDAYLYDVVDALDAVAAETGKTVPQVALNWLLSRPTVCNIVVGARNEEQLKQNLGAVGWSLSQDQIARLDAASREHPIYPYWHQIGFDERNPKPTAW; translated from the coding sequence ATGGAATACCGGCAGTTCGGACGCTCGGGCCTCAAGGTGCCGGTGCTCAGCCTCGGCGCCGCCACCTTCGGCGGCACGGACGCGTTCTTCCAGAACTGGGGCAGCACCGACGTGGCGGAGGCGAGCCGCCTGATCGACGTCTGCCTCGATGCGGGCGTCAACTTCATCGACACCGCCGACCTCTATTCGAGCGGAGACTCGGAAAAGATCCTCGGTGCAGCGATCAAGGGCCGCCGCGACCGGCTGCTGATCTCCACCAAGGCGACCTTCCGGGTGGGCGAGGACGTCAACGCGGTCGGCTCGTCGCGCCACCACCTGATCCGCGCCTGCGAGGCGAGCCTTAAGCGGCTCGGCACCGACCATATCGACGTCTATTTCATGCACGGCTTCGACGCGCTCACCCCGGTCGAGGAGACCCTGCGGGCGCTCGACGACCTCACCCGTGCGGGCAAGATCAGCTATATCGGCGCCTCGAACTTCTCCGGATGGCAATTGATGAAGGCGCTGGCGACCTCGGAGAAGGAGGGGCTCGCCCGCTACGTCGTCTATCAGGGCTACTACTCGCTGATCGGCCGCCATTACGAGTGGGAGCTGATGCCGCTCGGCCTCGACCAAGGCGTCGGCCTGATGGTGTGGAGCCCACTCGGCTGGGGCCGGCTCACCGGCAAGATCCGGCGCGGGCAGGCAGCCTCGGGCGGGCGCCTCTCGACGGCGGGCGGTGCGGAGGGCGGGCCCACCGTCTCCGACGCGTATCTCTACGACGTGGTCGATGCCCTCGACGCGGTCGCCGCCGAGACCGGCAAGACCGTGCCGCAGGTGGCGCTGAACTGGCTGCTCAGCCGCCCGACCGTGTGCAACATCGTCGTCGGCGCCCGCAACGAGGAGCAGTTGAAGCAAAATCTCGGTGCGGTCGGCTGGTCGCTCAGCCAGGACCAGATCGCCCGCCTCGACGCGGCGAGCCGGGAGCACCCGATCTACCCCTACTGGCACCAGATCGGCTTCGACGAGAGGAACCCCAAGCCGACGGCTTGGTGA
- a CDS encoding cysteine hydrolase family protein, with translation MTDLKTLRSLSGLPPEPAALSGSGLVMIDLQNTYREGVMRLEGVEPAIREAKALLERARNAGIPVFHVRHDAGPGSPYDVTAPIGQISDEVAPRDGEPVITKAYPSSFVGTDLQAQLEAAGVKDVILAGFMTHMCINSTARGAFNLGFRPTVVAAATATRALPGPDGTTVPAAALQAASLAALGDLFAVVAPDAAAIRG, from the coding sequence ATGACCGACCTCAAGACGCTTCGCAGCCTGTCCGGCCTGCCGCCGGAGCCCGCCGCCCTCTCGGGCTCAGGCTTGGTGATGATCGATCTGCAGAACACCTACCGCGAGGGCGTGATGCGCCTGGAGGGCGTCGAGCCGGCGATCCGCGAGGCGAAGGCGCTGCTGGAGCGGGCGCGGAATGCGGGCATCCCGGTTTTCCACGTCCGCCACGATGCCGGGCCGGGCTCGCCCTACGACGTCACCGCGCCCATCGGCCAGATCAGCGACGAGGTCGCCCCGCGGGACGGGGAGCCGGTCATCACCAAGGCCTATCCGAGTTCCTTCGTCGGCACCGATCTTCAGGCGCAGTTGGAGGCGGCCGGCGTCAAGGACGTGATCCTAGCCGGCTTCATGACGCATATGTGCATCAACTCGACCGCGCGAGGCGCCTTCAACCTCGGCTTCCGCCCGACGGTCGTGGCCGCGGCCACCGCCACGCGCGCCCTGCCGGGTCCGGACGGCACGACCGTCCCGGCGGCCGCGCTCCAGGCCGCAAGCCTCGCGGCGCTCGGCGACCTGTTCGCGGTGGTCGCGCCGGATGCGGCGGCGATCCGCGGGTGA
- a CDS encoding efflux RND transporter periplasmic adaptor subunit, with product MSQPGRTGEDTKIPPPPGKGGFVLAGLIVAGLLAYGGYGHWQRAARAEATRARQIEFVPKVRTEEAKRLDGPVELTLPGQTEPFATARIYARATGYIAERHVDLGSRVKKGDVLLRIAAPDLDQQLAQAEAQLGQLEAQLLRAKAMVDQARANVNLAQVTNSRTSTLAGQGWASKQNADNTQAGVLSQTANLASAEADVKVAQANIKAQQATVGRLKALTGFEIVTAPFDGVVTTRNVDVGDLVQADAGSGTPLLSMDRDDVLRISVNVPQNAAVGVQPGISARIKVPQMPDRSFSGEVERSSVALLAASRTLTTQVDVPNPDLTLRPGLFVYVTLAIPRTGGATVAVPAEALVFNQSGTRVAVAGAEDRVTWTEVHIARDKGTLVEVDKGLSGGERLVLSPPADLKDGGRIAPQPKSDKPMQAAQR from the coding sequence GTGAGCCAGCCCGGACGGACAGGCGAAGACACGAAAATCCCGCCCCCGCCGGGCAAGGGCGGCTTCGTGCTGGCCGGGCTGATCGTGGCGGGCCTCCTAGCTTACGGCGGCTACGGTCACTGGCAGCGGGCGGCCCGTGCCGAGGCGACGCGGGCCCGGCAGATCGAGTTCGTGCCGAAAGTGCGCACCGAGGAGGCCAAGCGCCTCGACGGGCCGGTCGAGCTGACCCTGCCGGGCCAGACCGAGCCCTTCGCCACAGCGCGGATCTACGCCCGCGCCACCGGCTACATCGCCGAGCGGCACGTCGATCTCGGCTCGCGGGTGAAGAAGGGCGACGTGCTCCTGCGCATCGCCGCCCCCGACCTCGACCAGCAGCTCGCCCAGGCCGAGGCGCAGCTCGGCCAGCTCGAGGCGCAGCTCCTGCGGGCGAAGGCTATGGTCGATCAGGCGCGTGCCAACGTGAACCTCGCCCAGGTCACGAACTCGCGCACCTCGACGCTCGCCGGCCAGGGCTGGGCCTCGAAGCAGAACGCCGACAACACCCAGGCCGGCGTGCTCTCGCAAACGGCGAACCTCGCCTCGGCCGAGGCCGACGTGAAGGTGGCCCAGGCCAACATCAAGGCGCAGCAGGCGACCGTGGGGCGTCTCAAGGCGCTGACCGGCTTCGAAATCGTCACCGCACCCTTCGACGGGGTGGTGACGACCCGCAACGTCGATGTCGGCGACCTCGTCCAGGCCGATGCCGGCTCGGGCACGCCGCTCCTGTCGATGGACCGGGACGATGTGCTGCGCATTTCGGTCAACGTGCCCCAGAACGCGGCGGTCGGCGTGCAGCCCGGCATCTCCGCTCGGATCAAGGTGCCGCAGATGCCCGACCGCAGCTTCTCCGGCGAGGTCGAGCGCAGTTCGGTGGCGCTGCTCGCCGCCTCGCGCACCCTGACGACCCAGGTCGATGTGCCGAACCCTGATCTGACCCTAAGGCCCGGCCTGTTCGTCTACGTGACCCTGGCGATCCCCCGCACCGGGGGGGCGACGGTGGCGGTGCCCGCCGAGGCCCTGGTGTTCAACCAGTCCGGCACCCGCGTCGCGGTCGCCGGCGCCGAAGACCGCGTGACCTGGACCGAGGTCCATATCGCCCGCGACAAGGGCACCCTGGTCGAGGTGGACAAGGGCCTCTCGGGCGGCGAGCGTCTCGTGCTGAGCCCGCCGGCCGACCTGAAGGACGGCGGGCGCATCGCCCCCCAGCCGAAATCGGACAAGCCGATGCAGGCCGCGCAGCGATAG
- a CDS encoding efflux RND transporter permease subunit — protein sequence MGLVQYALKFRITTYVLAVLMMLGGVSAIVVTPKDVLPAVDIPVVVVVWTYTGLSAPEMEKRITTYSEFGISNNVNNIARMESTSLQGTSVMKIYFDQSVSIDLAIAQVVSSTNSIRALMPPGVQPPVIVRFSASSVPVIQLALTSTKDSLNKVYDYAQYRIRQRLTQVPGSTLPSPFGGAPRQVMVDLDLHALQALGMTPLEVTNAITSQNLTIPSGLTKIGEQQYPVQMNATPDAIAALNEIPIKVVSGQPVLVRDVAYVRDGGPPQVNVVRADGAASVLMRVLKNGTASTLDVVNNVKAALPDIRAAAPEGMEIKPLFDQSVFVSNAIEGVWHEAVIAACLTGLTILLFLGSWRSTLIVLVSIPLCLMTSLALLAALGHTINVMTLGGLALAVGILVDDVTVAIENTYRLFEEGKPFRNAVVEGAAGIAKPALISTLSICAAFVSVFALTDTPKYLFTPQALAVVFAMLTSYLLTRTLVPVLIDVLVAREYLQHHGGEGDAPRRGRIERALVWLLSPVFRLAGAFRRGFEARFERFHHGYVGLLHAVLRHPIVTVTTVALLFAGTGGLFVFTGQDYFPQVESSQMTLHLRTRPGMRIETAEQTFAAVEKVVREVIPEDEIDQILDNIGLPSNNYNFAFSDGSFVSYNDGQMLIDLKDEHGPVAEYQRRLREILRERFPDMIVYFQPSDIITQILNFGVIAQIDVQVSGRNTVKDLEAARRIEARLKETPGLVDVHLHQIVDTPQFFVDVDRRLAAELGLTQQQVAQSLNVSLSGSFQVNPNFWTDPKTGIPYQLWVQTPEYRNASLTALQNTPLFARTSATGNGPGALTLLSSIATITRQPTQTVINHVNTQPTFNVYAAVQDRDLGSVARDIDRIVAEEQKTLPAPDKITVRGQIENMRAAFFRLGIGLGIAIVAVYLLMAVNYQSWGDPFVVLAALPVAFCGIVASLFITGTTFSIPSLFGAIMSVGIASANSILLVTFAKEHREATGCSAKQAAIVAGETRLRPVLMTASAMFLGLVPMALGTGEGGEQNAALARAVMGGIALGTPSTLLFVPFLYSLLRRGEAKPLEDYV from the coding sequence ATGGGACTCGTCCAGTACGCCCTCAAGTTCCGCATCACGACCTACGTGCTTGCCGTGCTGATGATGCTCGGTGGCGTCAGCGCCATCGTCGTGACGCCGAAGGACGTGCTGCCGGCGGTCGACATCCCCGTCGTCGTGGTGGTCTGGACCTATACGGGCCTGTCCGCGCCGGAGATGGAGAAACGGATCACGACCTATTCCGAGTTCGGAATCTCCAACAACGTCAACAACATCGCCCGGATGGAATCGACCAGCCTTCAGGGCACGTCGGTGATGAAGATCTATTTCGACCAGAGCGTCAGCATCGATCTCGCCATCGCCCAGGTCGTCTCCTCCACGAACTCGATCCGCGCGCTGATGCCGCCCGGCGTGCAGCCGCCGGTCATCGTGCGCTTCTCCGCCTCCTCGGTGCCGGTGATCCAGCTCGCGCTGACCTCGACCAAGGACAGCCTCAACAAGGTCTACGACTACGCTCAGTACCGCATCCGCCAGCGCCTGACCCAGGTGCCGGGCTCGACCCTGCCCTCCCCCTTCGGCGGCGCGCCGCGGCAGGTGATGGTCGATCTCGACCTCCACGCGCTCCAGGCGCTCGGGATGACGCCGCTGGAGGTCACCAACGCGATCACCTCGCAGAACCTCACGATCCCCTCGGGCCTGACCAAGATCGGTGAGCAGCAATACCCGGTGCAGATGAACGCGACGCCGGACGCGATCGCGGCGCTCAACGAGATCCCGATCAAGGTGGTCTCTGGCCAGCCGGTGCTGGTGCGCGACGTGGCCTATGTCCGCGACGGCGGCCCGCCGCAGGTCAACGTGGTGCGAGCCGACGGGGCCGCCTCGGTGCTGATGCGCGTGCTCAAGAACGGCACCGCCTCGACGCTGGACGTCGTCAACAACGTCAAGGCGGCGCTTCCCGACATCCGCGCGGCGGCCCCCGAGGGCATGGAGATCAAGCCGCTCTTCGACCAGTCGGTCTTCGTCTCGAACGCGATCGAGGGCGTGTGGCACGAGGCCGTCATCGCCGCCTGCCTCACCGGCCTGACCATCCTGCTCTTCCTCGGCTCGTGGCGCTCGACCCTGATCGTGCTCGTCTCGATCCCGCTCTGCCTGATGACCTCGCTGGCGCTGCTCGCCGCCCTCGGCCACACCATCAACGTGATGACGCTCGGCGGGCTGGCGCTCGCCGTCGGCATCCTCGTCGACGACGTGACGGTGGCGATCGAGAACACCTACCGCCTGTTCGAGGAGGGCAAGCCGTTCCGCAACGCCGTGGTCGAGGGTGCCGCCGGCATCGCCAAGCCGGCGTTGATCTCGACGCTCTCGATCTGCGCCGCCTTCGTCTCGGTCTTCGCGCTCACCGACACCCCGAAATACCTGTTCACGCCGCAGGCGCTCGCGGTCGTGTTCGCGATGCTGACCTCCTACCTTCTCACCCGCACTCTGGTGCCGGTGCTGATCGACGTGCTGGTCGCCCGCGAATACCTCCAGCACCATGGCGGCGAGGGCGACGCCCCGCGCCGCGGCCGGATCGAGCGGGCGCTCGTCTGGCTGCTCTCCCCCGTCTTCCGTTTGGCCGGCGCCTTCCGCCGCGGCTTTGAGGCGCGGTTCGAGCGGTTCCACCATGGCTATGTCGGGCTGCTGCACGCGGTGCTGCGCCATCCCATCGTGACGGTGACGACCGTCGCCCTGCTGTTTGCCGGCACCGGCGGGCTGTTCGTCTTCACGGGCCAGGACTACTTCCCGCAGGTCGAATCGAGCCAGATGACGCTCCACCTGCGCACCCGGCCGGGCATGCGCATCGAGACCGCCGAGCAGACCTTCGCCGCGGTCGAGAAGGTGGTGCGCGAGGTGATCCCGGAGGACGAGATCGACCAGATCCTCGACAACATCGGCTTGCCCTCGAACAACTACAACTTCGCCTTCTCCGACGGTTCGTTCGTCTCCTACAACGACGGGCAGATGCTGATCGATTTGAAGGACGAGCACGGACCCGTCGCAGAGTACCAGCGCCGCCTGCGCGAAATCCTGCGCGAGCGCTTCCCCGACATGATCGTCTACTTCCAGCCCTCGGACATCATCACCCAGATCCTCAATTTCGGTGTCATCGCCCAGATCGACGTGCAGGTCTCGGGCCGCAACACGGTCAAGGATCTGGAGGCCGCCCGGCGGATCGAGGCGCGGCTGAAGGAGACGCCCGGCCTCGTCGACGTGCACCTGCACCAGATCGTCGATACGCCGCAATTCTTCGTCGATGTCGACCGGCGGCTCGCGGCCGAACTCGGCCTGACCCAGCAGCAGGTCGCGCAAAGTCTCAACGTGTCCCTGTCGGGCTCCTTCCAGGTGAACCCGAACTTCTGGACCGACCCGAAGACCGGCATCCCCTACCAGCTCTGGGTCCAGACGCCGGAATACCGCAACGCCTCGCTCACCGCCCTGCAGAACACCCCGCTCTTTGCCCGCACGAGCGCCACCGGCAACGGCCCCGGCGCGCTGACGCTCTTGTCGAGCATCGCCACGATCACCCGCCAGCCGACGCAGACGGTGATCAACCACGTCAACACGCAGCCGACCTTCAACGTCTACGCCGCGGTACAGGACCGCGACCTCGGTTCGGTCGCCCGCGACATCGACCGGATCGTCGCCGAGGAGCAGAAGACGCTGCCGGCCCCCGACAAGATCACCGTGCGCGGGCAGATCGAGAACATGCGCGCCGCCTTCTTCCGGCTCGGGATCGGCCTCGGCATCGCGATCGTGGCGGTCTACCTCCTGATGGCGGTGAACTATCAGAGCTGGGGCGACCCCTTCGTGGTGCTGGCCGCTCTGCCCGTCGCCTTCTGCGGCATCGTCGCCAGCCTGTTCATCACCGGCACCACCTTCTCGATCCCCTCGCTGTTCGGGGCGATCATGTCGGTGGGCATCGCCTCGGCCAACTCGATCCTGCTCGTCACCTTCGCCAAGGAACACCGGGAGGCGACGGGCTGTTCGGCTAAGCAAGCGGCGATCGTCGCGGGCGAGACCCGCCTGCGGCCGGTGCTGATGACCGCGAGCGCGATGTTTTTGGGCCTGGTGCCGATGGCGCTCGGCACCGGCGAGGGCGGTGAGCAGAACGCGGCGCTCGCCCGCGCCGTGATGGGCGGCATCGCGCTCGGCACGCCCTCGACGCTTCTGTTCGTGCCGTTCCTCTACAGTCTGCTGCGGCGGGGCGAGGCCAAGCCGCTGGAGGATTACGTCTGA
- a CDS encoding NTP/NDP exchange transporter, which produces MSEAPASSSGSSLSDRLARLVDVRPGEGPALAWSWAYIFALLASYYVLRPIRDQMGVAGGLENLPWLFLATLIGMLALNLPFAWLVKRLPRARFVPLTYRFFILNILIFAGLIAVAEGEAAVWVGRAFFVWLSIFNLFVVSIFWATVVDVFSTEQGKRLFGFIAAGATLGAICGSAVTATLARDVPTWALLIAAAVLLEAAVFAMRGLARLIGRLNAVPEDARAGDVIGGDVWAGIRRTVTSPYLLNIALFLALFSVTATFLYFEQAAVAKNNFPNRGAQTAFFASVDLAVNVLTLGVQLFFTGRITKRLGVGVTLALLPAASVVGFAALALSPTVASVVVIYVLRRAGNFAIARPVREVLFTVVPREDRYKAKSFIDTVVYRLGDQVGAWSYTGLSALGFGGHAAAVVAVPLSAAWLLNALWLGRAQARRQAQRETERMEDEPDPATAARSSG; this is translated from the coding sequence TTGAGCGAGGCCCCGGCCTCGTCTTCGGGCTCCTCGCTCTCGGACCGCCTCGCCCGCCTTGTCGATGTGCGGCCGGGCGAGGGGCCGGCGCTGGCGTGGTCCTGGGCCTACATCTTCGCGCTTCTGGCGAGCTACTACGTGCTGCGCCCGATCCGCGACCAGATGGGCGTGGCGGGCGGGCTCGAAAACCTGCCCTGGCTGTTCCTGGCCACGCTCATCGGCATGCTGGCGCTCAACCTGCCCTTCGCGTGGCTGGTCAAGCGCCTGCCGCGGGCGCGGTTCGTGCCCCTCACCTACCGCTTCTTCATCCTCAACATCCTGATCTTTGCCGGCCTCATCGCCGTGGCGGAGGGGGAAGCGGCGGTGTGGGTCGGCCGGGCCTTCTTCGTCTGGCTCTCGATCTTCAACCTGTTCGTGGTCTCGATCTTCTGGGCCACGGTGGTGGACGTGTTCTCCACCGAGCAGGGCAAGCGCCTGTTCGGCTTCATCGCCGCGGGCGCCACGCTCGGCGCCATCTGCGGCTCGGCGGTGACGGCGACGCTCGCGCGTGATGTGCCGACCTGGGCGCTGCTCATCGCCGCCGCCGTGCTCCTGGAGGCGGCGGTGTTCGCCATGCGGGGACTCGCGCGCCTGATCGGGCGGCTCAACGCGGTGCCGGAGGACGCGCGGGCGGGTGACGTGATCGGCGGCGATGTCTGGGCCGGCATCCGGCGCACCGTCACCTCACCCTACCTTCTCAACATCGCGCTGTTTCTGGCGCTGTTCTCGGTGACCGCGACCTTCCTGTATTTCGAGCAGGCGGCGGTGGCCAAAAACAACTTCCCCAATCGCGGCGCGCAGACCGCCTTCTTCGCCAGCGTCGACCTCGCGGTGAACGTGCTGACGCTCGGCGTGCAGCTCTTTTTCACCGGGCGCATCACGAAGCGGCTCGGCGTCGGCGTGACGCTGGCCCTGCTCCCGGCGGCGAGCGTCGTCGGGTTTGCCGCGCTGGCGCTCTCGCCGACGGTCGCCTCGGTGGTGGTGATCTACGTGCTGCGGCGGGCGGGCAACTTCGCCATCGCCCGGCCGGTGCGCGAGGTGCTGTTCACGGTGGTGCCCCGGGAGGACCGCTACAAGGCGAAAAGCTTCATCGACACGGTGGTCTACCGCCTCGGCGATCAGGTCGGCGCGTGGTCCTATACCGGGCTCTCCGCCCTCGGCTTCGGCGGCCACGCCGCGGCCGTGGTGGCGGTGCCGCTCTCGGCCGCGTGGCTTCTCAACGCGCTCTGGCTCGGACGGGCGCAGGCGCGGCGGCAGGCGCAGCGGGAGACCGAACGGATGGAGGACGAGCCAGACCCGGCGACGGCCGCGCGGTCATCGGGCTGA
- a CDS encoding NADPH-dependent F420 reductase — translation MRSDFFGMLSVRRGVLALLAGTLLLPALPALAQSENPKRIGIIGAGNIGSTLGRLWIKAGYEVFFASRHPEQLKALVEELGPQSRAGTPAEAIAFGNAVLIAVPYKAYPELGREHAAGLKGKVVIDAGNAVKARDGAVADEVERDGIGATSAKYLAGAQVVRAFNAANYRVFQKNAGRPEPRMAVPIAGDDPKALETARTLVSDAGFDPVVVGELKAADTFAMGSPGFGHDLSAPELKQKLGVKP, via the coding sequence ATGCGGTCTGACTTTTTTGGGATGTTGTCCGTTCGGCGCGGGGTGCTGGCTCTGCTGGCCGGCACGCTTCTGCTTCCGGCCCTGCCCGCTCTCGCGCAATCCGAAAATCCCAAAAGGATCGGGATCATCGGAGCGGGCAATATCGGCAGCACGCTCGGCCGGCTCTGGATCAAGGCGGGCTACGAGGTGTTCTTCGCCTCTCGCCATCCGGAGCAGTTGAAGGCGCTCGTGGAAGAACTCGGGCCCCAGTCGCGGGCCGGCACCCCGGCGGAAGCGATCGCCTTCGGCAACGCCGTGCTGATCGCGGTGCCCTACAAGGCCTATCCGGAGCTGGGGCGTGAGCACGCCGCTGGCCTCAAGGGCAAGGTGGTGATCGATGCCGGCAATGCGGTGAAGGCCCGCGACGGGGCCGTCGCCGACGAGGTCGAGCGCGACGGCATCGGCGCCACATCCGCCAAGTACCTGGCCGGTGCGCAGGTGGTGCGCGCCTTCAACGCGGCGAATTATCGGGTCTTCCAGAAGAACGCCGGCCGGCCCGAACCGCGCATGGCGGTGCCGATCGCCGGCGACGACCCGAAGGCGCTCGAGACCGCCCGCACTCTGGTCTCGGATGCCGGCTTCGACCCCGTGGTGGTCGGCGAACTGAAGGCGGCCGACACCTTCGCCATGGGCTCGCCCGGCTTCGGCCACGACCTCTCGGCGCCGGAGCTGAAGCAGAAGCTCGGGGTGAAGCCTTGA
- a CDS encoding aldo/keto reductase produces the protein MPPVLPPIPPLSRRTLLQAAAALAGARLAPALLRPAHAADALITRPIPSSGERLPAMGIGTSRRYEVAVTPEATAPLREAVERFVALGGRVIDTAPSYGTAEDVLGLILQGLREKVFLATKVAARGRAAAEAETERSFQRLRTDKIDLIAVHNLIDTEANLAVLRALKETGRIRYVGVTVWRDEQFPELETVMKREKLDFLQVNYALDSRAAAERILPLAVERGVAVMVNVPFGRDRLFKAVKDKPLPDFAAEFGCKSWAQFFLKYVLANEAVTCPIPGMAKVAYVEDNMAAATGRLPDAAERRKMEAFIDAV, from the coding sequence ATGCCGCCCGTCCTGCCGCCCATCCCTCCACTTTCCCGCCGAACCCTCCTGCAGGCCGCCGCCGCCCTCGCCGGAGCCAGGCTCGCCCCGGCCCTGCTGCGCCCGGCCCATGCCGCCGACGCCCTGATCACCCGGCCGATCCCCTCCTCCGGCGAGCGTTTGCCGGCCATGGGCATCGGCACCTCGCGCCGCTACGAGGTGGCGGTGACGCCCGAGGCCACCGCCCCCTTGCGCGAGGCGGTGGAGCGCTTCGTGGCGCTCGGCGGCCGGGTGATCGACACCGCCCCGAGCTACGGCACGGCCGAGGACGTCCTCGGCCTCATCCTCCAGGGCCTGCGCGAAAAGGTCTTTCTCGCCACCAAGGTCGCGGCCCGCGGCCGGGCGGCGGCGGAGGCCGAGACCGAGCGCTCGTTCCAGCGCCTGCGCACGGACAAGATCGACCTCATCGCCGTGCACAACCTGATCGACACGGAGGCCAACCTCGCCGTCCTGCGCGCGCTCAAGGAGACCGGCCGCATCCGCTATGTCGGCGTCACGGTCTGGCGCGACGAGCAGTTCCCCGAGCTCGAGACGGTGATGAAGCGGGAGAAACTCGACTTCTTGCAGGTGAACTACGCCCTCGACAGCCGGGCGGCGGCCGAGCGCATCCTGCCGCTGGCGGTCGAGCGCGGCGTGGCGGTGATGGTCAACGTGCCCTTCGGCCGCGACCGTCTGTTCAAGGCGGTGAAGGACAAGCCCCTGCCCGATTTCGCCGCCGAATTCGGCTGCAAGAGCTGGGCGCAGTTCTTCCTCAAATACGTGCTCGCCAACGAGGCCGTCACCTGCCCGATCCCCGGCATGGCGAAGGTGGCCTATGTCGAGGACAATATGGCCGCCGCGACCGGGCGGCTGCCGGATGCCGCCGAGCGGCGCAAGATGGAGGCCTTCATCGATGCGGTCTGA
- the rsmD gene encoding 16S rRNA (guanine(966)-N(2))-methyltransferase RsmD, whose translation MRIVGGEWRGRRLAGPKAEGIRPTSDRLREALFNVLAHAYDDAVEDAVVLDLFAGTGALGFEALSRGAARAVFVDEGRQAGALIREGIAALDCGNRARLIQRDATRLGPAPEAASLVFCDPPYRKNLATAALAAAAAGGWLSPGALVLVEEAAEAGLVLPPGFAELERRSYGETAVTFGRFGE comes from the coding sequence GTGCGGATCGTCGGCGGCGAATGGCGCGGGCGCCGGCTCGCCGGGCCGAAGGCGGAGGGCATCCGCCCGACCTCTGACCGCCTGCGCGAGGCCCTGTTCAACGTGCTGGCCCACGCCTACGACGACGCGGTCGAGGACGCGGTGGTGCTCGATCTGTTCGCGGGCACCGGCGCGCTCGGCTTCGAGGCGCTCTCCCGCGGCGCGGCGCGCGCCGTCTTCGTGGATGAGGGGCGTCAGGCCGGCGCGCTGATCCGGGAGGGCATCGCCGCGCTTGATTGCGGGAACCGTGCCCGGCTGATCCAGCGCGACGCGACCCGACTCGGACCCGCCCCGGAGGCCGCCTCCCTCGTCTTCTGCGATCCGCCCTACCGGAAGAACCTCGCCACCGCGGCGCTCGCCGCGGCGGCAGCCGGCGGCTGGCTCAGCCCCGGCGCGCTGGTTCTGGTCGAGGAGGCCGCCGAGGCCGGCCTTGTCCTGCCGCCCGGTTTCGCCGAGCTGGAGCGGCGCAGCTACGGCGAGACGGCGGTGACGTTCGGCCGCTTCGGGGAATGA